From the genome of Deltaproteobacteria bacterium, one region includes:
- a CDS encoding SDR family oxidoreductase, with translation MFYIIVGASRGLGASLVNSCLKNGLRVVGIGRTSENAINDILTWRQTGRFKYIQADIGESSSVNIMRSIIGMCEDKPVCVIFNAAVIDSDVGNDGKLMFDIFTKVNRTGIDGFVHTLEVFEDYLISCGGMLVGISSISAWLPPSKGNKVAYPASKAYLDMALRSLRLLWHKRVHLMTVHLGHMSGDGSWFVPRYDRVADKIIKATLLRMPPESICISVLYCIAYGILRRMPDRFVSNMVELIRGLSK, from the coding sequence ATGTTTTATATAATTGTGGGTGCCTCACGTGGACTTGGAGCCTCGTTGGTAAACAGTTGTTTAAAGAATGGCTTGAGAGTAGTTGGGATTGGAAGAACATCGGAAAATGCTATAAATGATATTTTAACATGGCGGCAAACCGGACGATTTAAATATATACAGGCAGACATAGGGGAATCGTCGTCTGTAAATATTATGCGGTCAATAATTGGTATGTGCGAAGACAAACCTGTCTGTGTTATTTTTAACGCGGCAGTCATTGATTCAGATGTAGGCAATGACGGCAAATTAATGTTTGATATATTTACAAAGGTAAATCGTACAGGTATTGATGGATTTGTCCATACACTGGAGGTATTTGAAGATTATTTGATATCATGTGGCGGTATGCTGGTAGGAATCTCATCAATAAGCGCATGGCTTCCTCCATCGAAGGGGAATAAGGTTGCCTATCCTGCTTCAAAAGCTTATTTAGATATGGCGCTTCGTTCTTTAAGACTTCTCTGGCATAAACGTGTACATTTGATGACGGTTCATCTTGGACATATGAGCGGAGACGGCTCATGGTTTGTTCCAAGATATGACAGGGTGGCTGATAAAATTATAAAGGCCACTCTTTTGCGCATGCCGCCGGAAAGTATTTGTATATCTGTCTTGTATTGTATAGCATATGGAATACTCAGAAGGATGCCTGATAGATTTGTTTCCAATATGGTTGAACTCATAAGGG
- a CDS encoding radical SAM protein, whose product MKWDGFENDEGILEYLSKLPRYKNTPIKSAFNRMRFLTSLAYCRLFKVDKPLFVVLVTNNSCDFKCDYCYGDYGNRKGIPDFTTRQLLEIIDELKGMGTRILTLHGGESLLRKDFGEILNYAKLKGFYVSLNSNGTLVPKRINELKSLDNLCISMDGREESNDKHRGKGSYKKAIAAIEIGKKYKIPMVVSATLTKDNINNMEYLARLGKEMDFRVQYSILYNYTDLNNEIRMTDKEIRSTVKKIYDLKKQGYPIYYADTVLKSAIHWPASYDIRYFTSEDRDYTKGLGLFSCYHGKLKYQIDADGRVVTCWAHNDQDAPNIKNLGLKGALNKCKENKDCEACCFLANIEHNAVMDLNLNNILSMATIHIIDALKIKR is encoded by the coding sequence ATGAAATGGGATGGTTTTGAGAACGATGAAGGCATTTTAGAATACTTGTCCAAGCTGCCACGTTATAAGAATACGCCGATTAAATCAGCATTTAACAGGATGCGGTTTTTAACAAGCCTTGCTTATTGTCGTCTTTTTAAGGTAGATAAGCCATTGTTTGTTGTTCTGGTGACCAACAATTCATGTGATTTTAAATGTGATTATTGTTATGGAGATTATGGCAACCGTAAAGGTATTCCTGATTTTACCACTAGGCAACTACTTGAGATTATTGATGAATTAAAAGGAATGGGGACCAGGATATTAACCCTGCATGGCGGTGAATCACTTCTCCGTAAGGATTTCGGCGAGATATTAAATTATGCAAAACTTAAAGGATTTTATGTGAGTTTAAATAGTAACGGAACCCTCGTTCCTAAGAGGATAAATGAGTTAAAGAGTTTAGACAATCTGTGTATAAGTATGGATGGCAGAGAGGAAAGTAATGATAAACACAGAGGTAAGGGCAGTTATAAAAAAGCGATAGCGGCAATTGAGATTGGTAAAAAATATAAAATACCGATGGTAGTTTCAGCTACTCTTACAAAAGATAATATAAATAATATGGAATATTTGGCAAGGCTTGGAAAAGAGATGGATTTCAGGGTTCAATACAGCATACTCTATAACTATACTGATTTAAACAATGAGATTAGAATGACTGATAAAGAGATAAGAAGTACGGTTAAAAAAATATACGATCTTAAAAAACAGGGATACCCGATTTATTATGCCGATACTGTTTTAAAAAGCGCAATACATTGGCCTGCTTCATACGACATAAGATATTTTACGAGCGAGGACAGAGATTATACAAAAGGGCTGGGGCTCTTTTCCTGTTATCATGGTAAACTGAAATACCAGATTGATGCTGATGGCAGGGTAGTTACCTGTTGGGCACATAACGACCAGGATGCCCCCAACATTAAAAACCTGGGTTTGAAAGGGGCGCTGAATAAATGTAAGGAAAATAAGGATTGTGAGGCGTGCTGCTTTCTTGCAAATATTGAGCATAATGCGGTAATGGATTTAAATCTTAACAATATCCTGAGTATGGCAACCATACATATAATTGACGCCTTAAAAATTAAAAGATAG